In Epinephelus moara isolate mb chromosome 9, YSFRI_EMoa_1.0, whole genome shotgun sequence, a genomic segment contains:
- the LOC126396074 gene encoding myosin light chain 5-like, whose product MASRKTKKKEGGAKRAQRASSNVFSMFEQTQIQEFKEAFTLIDQNRDGFIDKEDLKDTYASLGKLNVKDNELEDMLKEATGPINFTMFLNLFGEKLHGTDPEETILNAFKLFDPNDRGFVHRDELQKLLMTQADRFTSEEVKQMFQSSNIDAAGNLDYKSLCYIITHGEEQEE is encoded by the exons ATG GCgagcagaaagacaaagaagaaggaAGGCGGAGCCAAAAGAGCTCAAAGAGCCTCGTCCAACGTTTTCTCCATGTTTGAACAAACTCAGATTCAAGAGTTCAAAGAG GCGTTCACACTCATCGACCAGAACCGGGATGGATTCATCGATAAGGAGGATCTCAAGGACACTTACGCCTCTTTGG GTAAACTCAATGTGAAGGACAACGAACTGGAGGACATGTTGAAAGAAGCAACTGGTCCCATCAACTTCACCATGTTCCTCAATCTGTTCGGAGAAAAGCTGCATG GTACAGACCCTGAAGAAACTATTTTAAACGCTTTCAAACTGTTCGATCCCAACGACCGAGGCTTCGTCCACAGAGATGA attACAGAAACTACTCATGACACAAGCCGACAGGTTTACATCTGAGGAG GTGAAGCAGATGTTTCAGTCGTCAAACATCGACGCTGCAGGAAACCTGGACTACAAGTCTCTGTGTTACATCATCACACatggagaggagcaggaggagtaA